A DNA window from Streptomyces sp. 71268 contains the following coding sequences:
- a CDS encoding helix-turn-helix domain-containing protein, whose amino-acid sequence MPDELLTVRQVMATLKLGRTKVYDLIRTKELPSLTIGRSRRIPAKAVQTYLISRMDLGEAA is encoded by the coding sequence ATGCCTGACGAACTGCTGACCGTCCGCCAGGTCATGGCCACGCTGAAGCTTGGCCGGACCAAGGTTTATGACCTGATCCGCACCAAGGAACTGCCCTCGCTGACCATCGGCCGTAGCCGTCGCATCCCGGCCAAGGCGGTACAGACCTACCTCATCTCGCGCATGGACCTCGGGGAGGCGGCCTGA
- the repSA gene encoding replication initiator protein RepSA, whose protein sequence is MTHPATTAGLDPITLGDALRVTGSPGFDRWQDQIRRNGGCSDPIHLTGSTVTRDKITGEVLHSYSTEGEPGGRLRLACGNRRASRCPSCAWTYAGDTYHLIRAGLVGGKGVPDTVRTHPKVFATLTAPSFGPVHNRPTTGRCRCGTAHHEGAPELGTPIDPYAYDYATAVLWNNHASDLWRRFTIYLRREIAARAGLTQKAAREQSRLAFGKVAEYQRRGAIHFHAIIRLDGPTGPDDPPPAWASVALLTDAIHAAATRVAVPVPASGDHPARTLRWGTQVDARPIGATTANGDLTDQAVAAYVAKYATKAAETTGTVDRRIGEPAELDKLPGLPEHARRLIRACWDLNDAYPDRRLWAWAHMLGFRGHFSTKARAYSTTLTALRQVRADYRAAQQRAALGLDPDDAPETTTLTLAHWTYAGHGHTPGESWLAQNIARDLATNREMKREVLADLDDAEVWNA, encoded by the coding sequence ATGACCCACCCCGCCACCACGGCGGGCCTGGACCCGATCACCCTGGGCGACGCGCTCAGGGTGACCGGGTCCCCCGGCTTCGACCGCTGGCAAGACCAGATCCGCCGCAACGGCGGTTGCTCCGACCCCATCCACCTGACCGGCTCCACCGTCACCCGCGACAAGATCACCGGGGAGGTGCTCCACTCCTACAGCACCGAGGGTGAACCGGGCGGACGCTTACGGTTGGCCTGCGGCAACCGCCGCGCCTCCCGCTGCCCCTCCTGCGCCTGGACCTACGCCGGCGACACCTACCACCTCATCCGCGCCGGACTCGTCGGCGGCAAAGGCGTCCCCGACACCGTGCGCACGCACCCGAAGGTGTTCGCCACCCTCACCGCCCCCAGCTTCGGCCCCGTCCACAACCGCCCCACCACCGGCCGCTGCCGCTGCGGCACCGCTCACCACGAGGGCGCCCCCGAACTCGGGACCCCGATCGACCCGTACGCCTACGACTACGCCACGGCCGTGCTGTGGAACAACCACGCCTCCGACCTGTGGCGACGCTTCACCATCTACCTCCGCCGCGAGATCGCCGCCCGCGCCGGCCTGACCCAAAAGGCAGCACGCGAACAGTCCCGACTGGCCTTCGGCAAGGTCGCCGAATACCAACGCCGGGGCGCCATCCACTTCCACGCCATCATCCGACTCGACGGACCCACCGGCCCCGATGACCCGCCACCCGCGTGGGCCAGCGTCGCCCTGCTCACCGACGCCATCCACGCCGCAGCCACACGCGTCGCCGTACCCGTCCCCGCCTCCGGCGACCACCCCGCCCGCACCCTGCGCTGGGGCACCCAGGTCGATGCCCGCCCCATCGGCGCCACCACCGCCAACGGCGACCTGACCGACCAAGCGGTTGCCGCCTACGTGGCCAAGTACGCCACCAAGGCCGCTGAGACCACCGGCACGGTAGACCGCCGCATCGGCGAGCCGGCTGAACTCGACAAGCTGCCCGGCCTGCCCGAGCACGCCCGGCGCCTGATCCGCGCCTGCTGGGACCTCAACGACGCCTACCCCGACCGGCGCCTGTGGGCCTGGGCACACATGCTCGGCTTCCGTGGCCACTTCTCCACCAAGGCCCGGGCCTACTCCACCACCCTCACCGCGCTCCGCCAGGTCCGCGCCGACTACCGCGCCGCCCAACAACGCGCCGCCCTCGGCCTCGACCCCGACGACGCCCCAGAGACCACCACGCTCACCCTCGCCCACTGGACCTACGCCGGCCACGGCCACACCCCCGGCGAATCCTGGCTCGCCCAGAACATCGCCCGAGACCTCGCCACCAATCGCGAGATGAAGCGCGAGGTTCTGGCGGACCTGGATGACGCGGAGGTCTGGAATGCCTGA
- a CDS encoding mobile element transfer protein: MPRPNRFRDVVRIGPVQVGTYYDGRGRDRHTAACTAPRCGFSAEYDSRAAAELAARTHHCT, from the coding sequence ATGCCGCGTCCGAACCGCTTCCGCGACGTGGTCCGCATCGGCCCCGTTCAGGTCGGCACCTACTACGACGGCCGTGGCCGCGACAGGCACACCGCCGCGTGCACCGCCCCGCGTTGCGGCTTCTCCGCCGAGTACGACAGCCGCGCCGCCGCCGAACTCGCCGCCCGCACCCACCACTGCACCTGA
- a CDS encoding DUF2637 domain-containing protein, protein MTKSRPRLDPVLIQAVIAGALSFAHLHDLAEAAGQHGWKAWAYPVSVDLLLVAAWRRLRSVSGRAKTVGWCWFLIALAASLGANIATAGLLDLGNVPAWLRVMVAGWPAVAFFGGTLLAHTPSPAPASTHEVPTVPDVASEPAPVLDAPAPGPAAQLPAASAESSPVKPTPDPAPEPVAAESLPAGVPVALVDHARKVADAHQARTGSPIDTDTLRARLGVPAPMATAIAAQL, encoded by the coding sequence GTGACCAAGTCCCGTCCGCGCCTGGACCCCGTGCTGATCCAAGCCGTCATCGCTGGCGCGCTCTCCTTCGCGCACCTGCATGACCTGGCGGAAGCGGCCGGGCAGCACGGGTGGAAAGCCTGGGCCTACCCGGTCTCCGTGGACCTGCTGTTGGTGGCCGCGTGGCGTCGGTTGCGGTCGGTCTCGGGGCGGGCGAAGACGGTGGGCTGGTGCTGGTTCCTGATCGCGCTGGCCGCGTCCCTGGGGGCCAACATCGCCACCGCTGGCCTGCTCGACCTGGGCAACGTGCCGGCGTGGTTGCGGGTGATGGTCGCGGGGTGGCCAGCGGTCGCCTTCTTCGGCGGCACCCTCCTGGCCCACACCCCGTCACCGGCCCCGGCGAGCACCCACGAGGTACCCACGGTGCCCGATGTGGCATCGGAGCCCGCGCCGGTCCTCGACGCGCCGGCCCCGGGGCCTGCGGCACAACTCCCCGCGGCTTCCGCCGAATCCTCGCCTGTCAAGCCCACGCCTGATCCCGCGCCTGAACCCGTGGCCGCTGAGTCGTTGCCCGCTGGTGTGCCGGTCGCGCTGGTGGACCACGCCCGCAAGGTCGCCGACGCGCACCAGGCCCGTACCGGCTCTCCGATCGACACCGACACCCTTCGCGCTCGCCTTGGTGTCCCCGCGCCGATGGCCACCGCCATCGCTGCCCAACTCTGA
- a CDS encoding FtsK/SpoIIIE domain-containing protein yields MDLSLLEVGGPVAAGAGGLVYARVRAPGVYWALVGLPVTRVRFAATYRTTMEVCGLTVTPARWRSAVARTVARREVRPAVPRVRRVRPTATGLVATLRLPAGMEPADMAAASNRLRHAWGVHAVRVVETKPGTVELRMTGFDVLRRPRLPRRAPRGLLVVPVAVRGDGSAFVRDFRKIPHNLTLGATESGKSMLQRNLVAGLAPQRVALVGIDCKRGVEHTAYAPRLSALATDPEQAAALLEALVAEMGDRFDLLKAHQGVNAAVPDAEITSDIWGLPAEVRPVPIVVLVDEVAELFMVASKSDEERRDQMVTHLIRLAQMARAVGIYLEISGQRFGSELGKGATMLRAQLTGRICHRVNDESSAKMALGDIAPEAVGVACAIAPDMPGLAVAGDSSGGWSQIRTPKMSPREAAALCRDYAHLTPAIASLAAFRPALIPVASEQATD; encoded by the coding sequence GTGGACTTGTCCCTGTTGGAGGTGGGCGGCCCGGTGGCCGCTGGTGCTGGCGGGCTGGTCTACGCCCGGGTACGTGCGCCGGGTGTGTACTGGGCCCTGGTGGGCTTGCCTGTGACGCGGGTGCGGTTCGCGGCTACGTATCGCACCACGATGGAGGTGTGCGGGCTGACGGTGACGCCCGCGCGGTGGCGCTCGGCTGTGGCTCGTACGGTCGCTCGTCGTGAGGTGCGTCCGGCGGTGCCTCGGGTGCGGCGGGTGCGTCCCACGGCTACGGGTCTGGTGGCCACGCTGCGGCTTCCGGCCGGTATGGAGCCTGCGGATATGGCCGCCGCCTCGAACCGGCTTCGCCACGCCTGGGGCGTGCACGCGGTGCGGGTGGTCGAGACGAAGCCGGGCACCGTTGAGCTGCGAATGACGGGTTTCGATGTGCTCAGGCGTCCGCGTCTGCCGCGTCGGGCTCCGCGTGGTCTGCTGGTGGTGCCGGTCGCGGTGCGCGGGGACGGCTCGGCTTTCGTCCGCGACTTCCGCAAGATCCCCCACAACCTCACCCTCGGTGCCACGGAGTCGGGGAAGTCCATGCTCCAACGCAACCTGGTGGCCGGCTTGGCGCCGCAACGGGTGGCGTTGGTGGGCATCGACTGCAAGCGCGGGGTGGAGCACACGGCGTACGCGCCGCGTCTATCCGCTTTGGCTACCGATCCTGAGCAGGCTGCCGCGCTCCTGGAAGCGCTGGTTGCGGAGATGGGTGACCGTTTTGACCTCCTCAAGGCTCACCAGGGCGTGAACGCGGCGGTGCCGGATGCGGAGATCACCTCCGACATCTGGGGCTTGCCGGCTGAGGTGCGCCCGGTGCCGATCGTCGTCCTGGTCGATGAGGTGGCCGAGTTGTTCATGGTCGCGTCGAAGTCGGATGAGGAACGGCGGGATCAGATGGTCACGCACCTGATCCGGTTGGCGCAGATGGCGCGTGCGGTCGGTATCTACCTGGAGATCTCCGGCCAGCGCTTCGGCTCGGAACTAGGCAAGGGCGCCACGATGCTCCGGGCCCAGTTGACCGGCCGTATCTGCCACCGCGTCAACGACGAGTCGTCCGCGAAGATGGCCTTGGGTGACATCGCTCCGGAGGCGGTGGGCGTCGCGTGCGCGATCGCTCCGGACATGCCGGGTCTGGCCGTGGCCGGGGACTCCTCCGGGGGCTGGTCGCAGATCCGCACCCCGAAGATGAGCCCGCGTGAGGCTGCCGCGCTGTGCCGTGACTACGCGCACCTCACCCCGGCTATCGCCTCGCTGGCCGCGTTCCGCCCGGCACTGATCCCGGTGGCCTCCGAGCAGGCGACCGACTAG
- a CDS encoding GntR family transcriptional regulator, with protein MNHLPDLADDDNRPLYAQISAALERAIEAGELEPGARVPGENVLIERYGVARETARKALEQLAHAGLIDKRRGSGTYVREQRKLERKPRRYRRQKKLGEFASDAIAAGRDPNVEATSVRVAATSAVARRLGVEPGSEVMKTEYVFKADGEPIQSSVSYEPLEVTGGTAIEFPEEGQYANAGVINRMDAIGVEVTKVSEEVEVRPPRSHEAHLLRVDPGVHVFCIRRTFRTDERVVETADIVIPGDRYSLNYEFRITDEDDPVTA; from the coding sequence ATGAACCACCTCCCCGACCTAGCTGACGATGACAACCGCCCCCTGTATGCTCAGATCAGCGCGGCCCTGGAGCGCGCCATCGAGGCGGGCGAGCTGGAGCCGGGCGCACGGGTCCCAGGGGAGAACGTGCTGATCGAGCGATACGGCGTCGCCCGTGAAACGGCTCGAAAGGCTCTGGAGCAGCTCGCCCACGCCGGGTTGATCGATAAGCGCCGTGGATCGGGGACGTATGTCCGCGAGCAGCGGAAACTTGAACGCAAGCCGCGACGCTACCGGCGACAGAAGAAGCTGGGGGAGTTCGCGAGCGACGCCATCGCTGCGGGGCGCGACCCGAATGTCGAGGCTACTAGCGTGCGCGTGGCTGCTACGTCAGCGGTGGCTAGGCGCCTCGGCGTTGAGCCCGGCAGCGAGGTCATGAAGACCGAGTACGTATTCAAGGCGGACGGTGAGCCGATTCAGTCGTCAGTCTCCTACGAGCCGCTGGAGGTTACGGGTGGAACGGCTATCGAGTTCCCAGAAGAGGGGCAATACGCCAACGCGGGCGTCATCAACCGCATGGATGCCATCGGCGTTGAGGTGACCAAGGTTTCGGAAGAGGTTGAGGTCAGGCCCCCCAGGTCGCACGAAGCGCATCTGCTGCGGGTTGACCCAGGGGTGCACGTCTTCTGTATCCGGCGAACCTTCCGCACCGACGAGCGCGTGGTTGAGACAGCAGACATTGTGATCCCCGGGGACCGCTACTCGTTGAACTATGAATTCCGGATCACCGATGAGGACGACCCGGTCACGGCGTAG